In Synechococcus sp. CC9616, the following are encoded in one genomic region:
- a CDS encoding VOC family protein: MATVDRLGHVAIRVEDVSRAVEFYTGLGMRLVWEAEDWCYLEAGPGRDGLALLGPGYKAAGPHFAFHFRDRDEVDVVHARLKAAGVFVGAVHDHRDGTASFYLKDPDGNWLEMLYEPPGGIPSNCS; the protein is encoded by the coding sequence ATGGCAACGGTTGATCGTTTAGGCCACGTCGCCATTCGCGTCGAGGACGTTTCCCGCGCGGTGGAGTTCTACACCGGCCTGGGGATGCGCCTGGTCTGGGAAGCGGAGGATTGGTGTTACCTGGAAGCCGGTCCGGGCCGCGATGGACTCGCCCTGCTAGGGCCGGGATACAAAGCTGCCGGTCCACACTTCGCCTTCCATTTCCGCGATCGCGACGAGGTGGATGTGGTGCACGCGCGCCTCAAGGCAGCAGGTGTGTTCGTGGGTGCCGTCCACGATCACCGCGACGGAACAGCCTCCTTCTATCTCAAGGATCCCGACGGCAATTGGTTGGAAATGCTTTATGAACCTCCCGGTGGCATCCCTTCCAACTGCAGCTGA
- a CDS encoding tetratricopeptide repeat protein, with protein sequence MVTPKLTEEQKILSMSRRTIAIAAALSVLALGSPLITANANPLARQYFDQGLEKYEAGNYQGAIDDYTKAIEINPQNAIAYNNRGIARFKLGDYQGSSADYTKAIENDTSQSAAYLNRGLNRERAADLEGACDDWRKAVELGNRRPAEWVKNQC encoded by the coding sequence TTGGTTACACCTAAGCTCACAGAGGAGCAGAAAATTCTTTCTATGTCACGCCGGACTATTGCCATTGCTGCAGCATTGTCCGTGCTTGCACTTGGATCTCCATTGATTACTGCAAATGCAAACCCATTAGCAAGGCAGTATTTTGATCAAGGACTAGAGAAATACGAGGCGGGCAATTATCAAGGAGCAATTGATGATTACACCAAGGCAATAGAGATTAATCCTCAGAATGCTATTGCCTATAACAATCGTGGTATTGCCAGGTTTAAACTAGGAGATTATCAAGGATCAAGCGCTGATTACACAAAGGCGATAGAGAATGATACTTCTCAGAGTGCTGCTTATTTGAATCGTGGTCTAAATAGAGAAAGGGCAGCTGATCTTGAGGGTGCATGTGATGATTGGAGAAAAGCAGTAGAACTTGGCAATCGACGCCCTGCTGAATGGGTGAAGAACCAGTGTTAG
- a CDS encoding DnaJ C-terminal domain-containing protein: MAGSGYKDYFQVLGVDRSADAGAIKRAFRKLARQYHPDVNPGDQAAEAKFKEVSEAYEVLSDPEKRRKYEQFGQYWNQAGGMGGGGVPGMDVDFGRYGNFDDFINDLLGRFGGPGAASGFQGGGFPRGAQATRAPVNLDAEATVSVSFSEAFRGTERTLSVNDERVQVRIPAGVRNGSKLRLKEKGNLQPGTGRRGDLYLNLNVQAHPVWRLDGDQLRADLPVSVDELALGGTVSVMTPDGEAQVNVPAGTAPGRSLRLKGKGWPGRGGRGDLLLTLTLEFPKSWSAAEQQLLDQLRQSRSQDPRQAWMRSAAL; this comes from the coding sequence ATGGCCGGCAGCGGATACAAGGACTATTTCCAGGTTCTCGGCGTTGATCGCAGCGCCGATGCAGGAGCGATCAAGCGCGCTTTCCGAAAGCTGGCAAGGCAGTATCACCCCGATGTGAATCCTGGTGATCAGGCTGCCGAGGCCAAGTTCAAGGAAGTGAGTGAGGCTTATGAGGTGCTTTCCGATCCGGAGAAGCGCCGTAAATATGAACAGTTCGGCCAGTACTGGAATCAGGCCGGTGGCATGGGCGGTGGTGGTGTTCCCGGAATGGACGTTGACTTCGGGCGTTACGGCAATTTCGACGATTTCATCAATGATCTACTGGGGCGCTTCGGAGGCCCAGGCGCCGCTTCTGGCTTCCAGGGAGGGGGCTTCCCACGCGGTGCACAGGCGACTCGTGCGCCAGTGAATCTCGATGCAGAAGCCACGGTGAGTGTGAGTTTCTCCGAAGCCTTCCGCGGTACAGAACGCACCTTGTCTGTGAATGACGAACGGGTGCAGGTTCGAATTCCAGCGGGAGTTCGCAATGGTTCAAAACTTCGCCTCAAGGAGAAGGGGAACCTTCAGCCAGGGACCGGCCGTCGCGGCGACCTCTATCTCAATCTCAACGTTCAGGCCCATCCTGTGTGGCGACTCGATGGCGATCAGCTGCGGGCCGATCTACCGGTGAGTGTCGATGAGCTGGCGCTGGGTGGCACCGTCAGCGTGATGACGCCTGATGGTGAGGCCCAGGTGAATGTCCCTGCCGGAACAGCGCCTGGCCGCAGTCTCCGTCTGAAAGGGAAGGGCTGGCCTGGTCGTGGCGGGCGTGGTGACCTGCTGCTCACGCTCACTCTCGAATTCCCCAAGAGTTGGTCGGCAGCTGAACAGCAGCTACTGGACCAGCTGCGTCAGAGCCGTTCCCAGGACCCCCGTCAGGCGTGGATGCGGTCCGCCGCACTCTGA
- the hemB gene encoding porphobilinogen synthase has protein sequence MELTYRPRRLRRTPALRAMVRETSLSAADFIYPLFVHEGAEVEPIGAMPGANRWSLAALTGEVQRAWDLGVRCVVLFPKVAEGLKTEDGAECFNENGLIPRAIRQLKSQLPEMAIMTDVALDPYSCDGHDGIVSEQGVVLNDETIDQLCKQAVVQAGAGADLIGPSDMMDGRVGALREALDDEGFEHVGIISYTAKYSSAYYGPFREALDSAPRVAGSKPIPKNKDTYQMDPANAREAITEAQLDEQEGADIMMVKPGLAYLDIIHRLRQESELPIAAYNVSGEYSMVKAAAERGWIDERAVVLETLLSFKRAGADLILTYHACDAATWLRGG, from the coding sequence ATGGAACTCACTTACCGCCCCCGCCGCCTGCGCCGCACCCCTGCCCTAAGGGCCATGGTGCGCGAAACCAGTCTTTCGGCTGCCGACTTCATCTACCCCTTGTTTGTGCATGAGGGAGCTGAAGTGGAGCCCATTGGTGCCATGCCCGGCGCCAACCGTTGGAGTCTTGCGGCGCTCACCGGAGAGGTTCAGCGCGCCTGGGATCTGGGTGTGCGTTGCGTGGTGCTGTTCCCGAAGGTGGCAGAGGGCCTCAAGACGGAAGACGGTGCCGAATGCTTCAACGAAAACGGTTTGATTCCCCGTGCCATTCGGCAACTCAAGAGCCAGCTTCCGGAGATGGCGATCATGACGGATGTGGCTTTGGATCCTTACTCCTGCGATGGCCACGATGGAATCGTGAGTGAACAGGGGGTTGTTCTCAACGATGAAACGATCGATCAACTCTGCAAACAGGCCGTTGTTCAGGCCGGAGCAGGTGCCGACCTGATCGGGCCGAGCGACATGATGGACGGTCGGGTGGGTGCCTTACGGGAAGCCCTGGACGACGAGGGTTTCGAGCATGTGGGGATTATCAGTTACACCGCCAAGTACTCCTCCGCTTATTACGGACCGTTCCGTGAGGCCTTGGATTCAGCCCCACGAGTTGCTGGCAGCAAGCCAATCCCGAAGAACAAGGACACCTATCAGATGGATCCGGCCAATGCCCGTGAAGCCATCACCGAAGCCCAGCTCGATGAGCAGGAGGGCGCCGACATCATGATGGTGAAGCCAGGTCTGGCGTATCTCGACATCATTCACCGACTGCGGCAGGAATCGGAGCTCCCAATCGCTGCCTACAACGTGAGTGGTGAGTACTCAATGGTGAAGGCGGCTGCCGAGCGGGGCTGGATTGATGAGCGGGCTGTGGTTCTTGAAACCTTGCTGAGTTTCAAGCGCGCTGGTGCAGATCTGATCCTCACGTATCACGCCTGTGATGCAGCTACATGGCTGCGCGGCGGCTGA
- a CDS encoding vitamin K epoxide reductase, whose translation MKPIGPAVLLIGLSLGSAMSVSAGWKGTIGEPLRESNSEAIALADHLRSIGARFYGSWTCPACFRQMNLFGKQAGADVPYVECRKPKQLPKQAAECTTANIRAYPTWVMPDGSRREGIQSLADLASWSGMR comes from the coding sequence ATGAAGCCGATCGGTCCAGCAGTCCTGCTCATCGGCCTCAGCCTGGGCAGCGCAATGTCCGTTTCCGCTGGCTGGAAGGGAACGATCGGTGAGCCCCTGCGCGAGTCGAACAGCGAGGCGATTGCGTTAGCGGACCATTTACGCAGCATCGGCGCGAGGTTTTACGGGTCCTGGACCTGCCCCGCATGTTTCCGACAAATGAATCTGTTTGGGAAGCAGGCCGGTGCCGACGTCCCCTACGTCGAATGCCGCAAGCCCAAGCAGCTGCCCAAACAAGCTGCTGAATGCACAACGGCAAACATTCGTGCCTACCCCACCTGGGTGATGCCGGATGGATCACGTCGGGAAGGAATCCAATCCTTGGCGGACCTCGCCAGTTGGAGCGGCATGCGTTGA
- a CDS encoding endonuclease MutS2 — MNLPVASLPTAAEPAVIPDRALRETLELLEWPLLCEHLSTFAATTMGRDAARKLHLPDDLTSSRTALSETVELLTLDELQEGGLSFRGVRDLRPVVLRCSKGGVASGEDLLSVAETLATARRLRRQIVDPDLRPACTTLVGTMVTLPELEQRLKSVLEEGGRVADRASAHLAGLRRQWNEGRQERRDKLQELMRQLAPVLQDTVIAQRHGRPVLAVKAGAVGRVPGQVHDSSASGSTLFVEPRSVLNIGNRLVDLEGRIRDEEQRVLTELSQEVALYQEPLSVLSAVLQRLDLALARGRYGRWLGAAVPILDEQPEAPFRLDHLRHPLLVWQEKRSEGPSVVPISIEVSQSMRVVAITGPNTGGKTVTLKSIGLAALMARAGMLLPCSGQPTLPWCAQVLADIGDEQSLQQSLSTFSGHVKRIGRILDALQKGPAPALVLLDEVGAGTDPSEGTALATALLKALADRARLTVATTHFGELKALKYSDSRFENASVAFDVETLSPTYELLWGIPGRSNALAIASRLGLDQQVLNQAQELLAPAGDGEVNSVIRGLEEQRMRQQSAAEDAAALLARTELLHDELLQRWQKQKQQSVERQEKGRLRLEQSIREGQKEVRSLIRRLRDGQADGETARKAGQQLRKLKDRHRPEPERRQQPGWRPQVGDRIRLLALGKAADVLEISDDGLQLIVRCGVMRSTVELNAVESLDGRKPAPPPQPVVKIQSRRGVGGSGGAQVRTARNTVDVRGLRVHEAEAAVEDHLRQADGPVWVIHGIGTGKLKRGLRAWLETVPYVERVTDADQGDGGPGCSVIWMA, encoded by the coding sequence ATGAACCTCCCGGTGGCATCCCTTCCAACTGCAGCTGAACCCGCCGTCATTCCGGACCGGGCGCTGCGGGAAACCCTTGAGCTCCTGGAATGGCCGCTGCTCTGTGAGCACCTGTCGACCTTCGCTGCCACAACGATGGGGCGAGATGCTGCGCGCAAACTGCACCTCCCCGACGATCTGACGAGCAGTCGCACGGCGTTGTCCGAAACCGTGGAACTGCTGACGTTGGATGAACTCCAGGAGGGAGGCCTCAGTTTCCGTGGGGTGCGGGATCTGCGTCCTGTCGTGCTGCGATGCAGCAAGGGAGGAGTCGCCTCTGGAGAGGATCTGCTTTCTGTGGCTGAGACCCTCGCCACGGCAAGGCGTCTACGCAGACAGATTGTGGACCCTGACTTGCGTCCGGCCTGCACAACGCTGGTTGGAACGATGGTGACCCTGCCGGAGCTGGAACAGCGCCTCAAGTCCGTCTTGGAGGAGGGAGGTCGTGTAGCGGATCGAGCCAGTGCCCATCTGGCCGGGTTACGCCGGCAATGGAACGAGGGGCGTCAGGAGCGTCGTGACAAACTGCAGGAGCTGATGCGGCAGCTGGCTCCGGTTCTGCAGGACACGGTGATTGCGCAACGCCATGGTCGGCCTGTGCTGGCGGTGAAGGCCGGCGCTGTCGGTCGGGTTCCGGGTCAGGTTCACGACAGCTCGGCCTCCGGCAGCACCCTGTTTGTCGAACCGCGCTCCGTGCTCAACATCGGCAACAGGCTGGTGGATCTCGAGGGGCGCATCCGAGATGAAGAGCAGCGTGTGCTGACGGAGCTGAGTCAGGAGGTCGCCCTATACCAGGAGCCGCTCAGCGTTCTGAGCGCGGTGCTGCAACGTCTCGATCTGGCTCTCGCGCGAGGTCGTTACGGCCGTTGGCTCGGTGCAGCCGTGCCGATCCTGGATGAGCAGCCTGAGGCACCGTTCCGACTCGATCATTTGCGTCATCCGCTGCTGGTTTGGCAGGAGAAGAGGTCGGAAGGACCGTCGGTTGTGCCGATTTCAATCGAGGTCAGCCAGAGCATGCGCGTGGTGGCGATCACTGGCCCCAACACGGGTGGCAAAACCGTCACCTTGAAAAGCATCGGCCTGGCAGCCCTGATGGCCCGTGCAGGAATGCTGCTGCCCTGTTCCGGTCAGCCCACCCTGCCCTGGTGTGCGCAGGTGCTGGCGGACATCGGTGATGAGCAGTCCTTGCAGCAGAGCTTGTCCACCTTCAGTGGCCACGTGAAGCGAATCGGTCGCATTCTCGATGCCCTGCAGAAGGGACCGGCACCGGCTCTCGTTCTCCTCGATGAGGTCGGTGCAGGGACAGATCCCAGTGAAGGGACCGCCCTGGCCACGGCCCTGCTCAAGGCTTTAGCGGATCGAGCTCGGCTCACGGTGGCGACCACCCACTTCGGTGAGCTGAAGGCGCTCAAATACAGCGACAGCCGCTTCGAAAACGCCTCCGTAGCCTTCGATGTCGAAACCTTGTCGCCCACCTATGAGTTGCTGTGGGGCATCCCTGGGCGAAGTAACGCGCTTGCGATTGCCAGCCGACTGGGCCTCGATCAGCAGGTGCTGAATCAGGCCCAAGAGCTGTTGGCTCCCGCTGGTGACGGTGAGGTGAACAGCGTGATTCGTGGTTTGGAGGAGCAGAGGATGCGGCAGCAGTCGGCTGCGGAGGATGCCGCGGCACTGCTGGCGCGCACCGAACTTCTTCACGACGAACTGCTGCAGCGCTGGCAGAAGCAGAAGCAGCAATCGGTTGAGCGGCAGGAAAAAGGTCGTCTGCGGCTTGAGCAGTCGATTCGTGAAGGACAGAAGGAAGTGCGATCCCTGATCCGTCGGCTACGGGATGGACAGGCCGACGGCGAAACAGCTCGTAAGGCAGGTCAACAGCTGCGCAAACTCAAGGATCGGCATCGACCGGAACCGGAGCGGCGTCAGCAGCCGGGCTGGCGTCCCCAGGTGGGAGATCGCATCCGATTGCTGGCACTTGGCAAAGCCGCCGATGTTCTGGAGATCTCCGACGACGGTTTGCAGCTGATTGTGCGTTGTGGCGTGATGCGCAGCACGGTGGAGCTGAACGCAGTTGAGAGCCTGGATGGTCGCAAGCCTGCTCCTCCGCCTCAACCTGTGGTGAAGATTCAAAGTCGCCGCGGTGTCGGTGGCAGTGGCGGTGCTCAGGTCCGCACGGCCCGCAACACGGTTGATGTTCGTGGATTACGGGTTCATGAGGCCGAGGCGGCTGTTGAGGACCATCTCCGACAAGCGGATGGCCCGGTCTGGGTGATCCATGGCATCGGCACGGGCAAGCTGAAGCGGGGACTTCGCGCCTGGCTGGAGACGGTGCCCTATGTCGAGCGGGTCACGGATGCGGATCAAGGTGATGGTGGACCTGGGTGCAGTGTGATCTGGATGGCATAA